In bacterium, a single window of DNA contains:
- a CDS encoding glucose 1-dehydrogenase, which yields MDRLEGKTAIVTGAARGSGEAIARRLVADGACVVLVDLLDELGGAVAEDLGERARYAHGDVTKEGDWSAAIALAQSAFGPLTTLVNNAAVIHIAPIEHTDVEDYLRLVRVNEIGTFLGVRSAIAPMRENGGGSIVNISSIDGHHAAGGTSAYCASKFAVRGLTKVAALELGRYGIRVNCVNPAAGSNEMVEPFVPDIAKMRELQERHDPPPIGRRGRVEDVAGTVAFLASDDSAFYTGADFDLDGGITAGMKVKGPIPGAPPGSE from the coding sequence ATGGACCGACTCGAAGGCAAGACCGCGATCGTCACCGGCGCGGCGCGGGGATCCGGCGAAGCGATCGCCCGGCGACTCGTCGCCGACGGCGCCTGCGTCGTCCTGGTCGATCTGCTCGACGAACTCGGCGGGGCCGTCGCCGAGGATCTGGGCGAACGCGCGCGCTATGCCCACGGCGACGTCACGAAAGAAGGCGACTGGAGTGCGGCCATCGCCCTCGCACAGTCCGCGTTCGGACCGCTGACCACCCTCGTGAACAATGCCGCCGTGATCCACATCGCCCCGATCGAACACACGGACGTCGAAGACTACCTCCGGCTCGTCCGGGTGAACGAGATCGGCACGTTTCTGGGCGTCCGGTCGGCGATCGCGCCGATGCGCGAGAACGGCGGCGGATCGATCGTGAACATCTCCTCGATCGACGGCCATCACGCGGCGGGCGGCACGAGCGCCTACTGCGCTTCGAAGTTCGCCGTCCGCGGCCTGACCAAGGTCGCGGCGCTGGAGCTCGGCCGCTACGGGATCCGCGTGAACTGTGTGAACCCGGCCGCCGGCAGCAACGAGATGGTCGAGCCCTTCGTGCCGGACATCGCGAAGATGCGTGAACTCCAGGAGCGGCACGATCCGCCGCCGATCGGACGACGCGGACGCGTCGAGGACGTCGCCGGAACCGTCGCCTTCCTCGCTTCGGACGACAGCGCCTTCTATACCGGGGCCGACTTCGATCTCGACGGCGGGATCACCGCCGGTATGAAGGTCAAGGGACCGATTCCGGGCGCACCGCCCGGATCGGAGTGA